The following proteins are co-located in the Methylomonas sp. 11b genome:
- the phoR gene encoding phosphate regulon sensor histidine kinase PhoR yields MQRWQREINIAIALLIPALVLSFFVGHFSHFLLAITLFLYIRQTISVNKLERWLSQGGVGERPDFKGIWGDIYYHLYKIRKSQKRRKKKLGKMLESFRKSTSALPDAIVVLGAYGEIEWSNKVAHDFLGLKRSDNGQRIPNLVRHPLFIQYLKDQDYQNKICIPSPINENMILQIGIFPYGAGLRLLMAQDVTHLKNIERMRTDFVANVSHELRTPITVLRGYLETLQELDDGTGPYARSFQNMAAQTERMQALIDDLLLLARLESKTKKFECVNVPELLGQVCRESDLLERDERRVELVLDSRANVRGDMEELRSAFSNLLVNAMKYSQPSSPVKVSWRAKPDGSVYFEVEDFGDGISSVDIPRITERFYRAEIKRNQKIPGTGLGLAIVKHVLVRHDAKLDIESQLGKGSKFRCVFPRQRVC; encoded by the coding sequence ATGCAGCGTTGGCAGCGGGAAATAAATATTGCGATTGCGTTACTGATACCGGCTTTGGTGCTGAGTTTTTTTGTCGGGCACTTCAGCCATTTTTTGTTGGCGATTACGCTATTTCTATATATCAGGCAGACCATCAGCGTCAACAAGCTGGAACGTTGGCTCAGTCAGGGCGGGGTCGGCGAGCGGCCCGATTTTAAAGGCATCTGGGGCGACATCTACTATCACCTGTATAAAATCCGCAAAAGTCAGAAACGCCGCAAGAAAAAGCTCGGCAAGATGCTGGAGAGTTTTCGCAAATCCACCAGTGCCTTACCCGATGCGATTGTGGTGTTGGGCGCGTATGGCGAGATAGAGTGGAGCAATAAGGTCGCCCACGATTTTTTGGGGCTGAAACGATCCGATAATGGCCAACGGATTCCTAATCTGGTGCGGCATCCGCTGTTTATTCAGTATCTAAAAGATCAGGATTACCAAAACAAGATCTGCATTCCATCGCCGATCAACGAAAACATGATTTTGCAAATCGGTATTTTCCCTTACGGTGCCGGCTTACGTTTGTTGATGGCACAGGATGTCACCCATCTGAAAAATATTGAACGGATGCGTACCGACTTTGTGGCCAATGTGTCGCACGAGTTACGCACGCCGATTACCGTGTTGCGCGGTTATCTCGAGACCTTGCAAGAACTTGACGACGGTACCGGTCCTTACGCGCGCTCGTTTCAAAACATGGCGGCGCAAACCGAACGCATGCAGGCATTGATAGACGATTTGCTGCTGCTGGCGCGCCTGGAAAGCAAAACTAAAAAGTTCGAATGCGTCAATGTTCCGGAGTTGCTCGGGCAGGTTTGCCGGGAAAGCGATCTGCTGGAACGGGACGAGCGCCGGGTCGAGCTGGTTTTGGATAGCCGAGCCAATGTACGTGGCGATATGGAGGAACTGCGCAGCGCTTTCAGCAATCTGTTGGTCAATGCCATGAAATATTCGCAGCCTAGCTCACCGGTTAAAGTGAGTTGGCGGGCCAAGCCCGACGGCAGCGTTTATTTTGAAGTGGAAGACTTTGGCGACGGAATCTCTAGTGTGGATATTCCCAGGATTACCGAGCGCTTTTACCGCGCGGAAATTAAACGCAATCAAAAAATCCCCGGCACCGGTTTGGGGTTGGCCATCGTCAAACATGTCTTGGTCAGGCATGATGCCAAGCTGGACATTGAAAGCCAACTGGGCAAAGGCAGTAAATTCCGCTGTGTGTTTCCGCGGCAGCGCGTGTGTTGA